One window from the genome of Pyrobaculum ferrireducens encodes:
- a CDS encoding geranylgeranylglycerol-phosphate geranylgeranyltransferase, giving the protein MSLWRLIRGEHGVLAALASTASYAVAGGRDPSAMALLAASTFLAEAGLFAHNDLANLEEDRVNRPDAPLVKGDVSVEAARLVAYGSLALGAALAAILGPAPLAIYTAAAVFGVLYNSRLKRVPLAGNLVVAFLTSMTYIYGMAAAGAASAVLNLLFASSLVANLGREFVKTAMDYEGDLKAGVTTLAARIGPEKTAALGAWTTATSTALGLWLAYASLSAGLYLLAAGAAATSAMLLYLSIEAARGRWRRFRNGTLAAFGTTLVALVAEGLWRLF; this is encoded by the coding sequence GTGTCGCTCTGGAGACTCATAAGAGGCGAACACGGAGTCCTGGCAGCCCTGGCGTCCACCGCCTCCTACGCCGTGGCGGGCGGGAGAGACCCCTCGGCCATGGCGTTGCTGGCCGCCTCCACCTTCCTAGCCGAAGCCGGCCTCTTCGCCCACAACGACCTGGCGAACCTAGAGGAGGACCGTGTTAACAGGCCAGATGCGCCGCTTGTGAAGGGAGACGTCAGCGTAGAGGCGGCGCGCCTCGTCGCGTACGGGTCGCTGGCCCTCGGCGCCGCTCTGGCGGCTATACTGGGCCCGGCCCCCCTGGCCATATACACGGCGGCCGCGGTCTTCGGCGTGTTGTACAACTCCAGACTCAAGCGGGTACCCCTCGCCGGCAACCTAGTAGTCGCCTTCCTCACATCCATGACCTACATATACGGCATGGCCGCGGCAGGCGCCGCATCGGCTGTCCTCAACCTCCTCTTCGCCTCGTCCCTAGTGGCGAACCTCGGCCGGGAGTTTGTGAAGACGGCCATGGACTACGAGGGGGATTTAAAAGCCGGCGTCACCACCCTGGCGGCCCGCATAGGCCCGGAGAAGACCGCGGCGCTGGGGGCCTGGACCACCGCAACCTCCACGGCCCTCGGCCTGTGGCTGGCGTACGCCTCCCTCTCCGCCGGGCTGTACCTACTCGCGGCTGGCGCCGCGGCCACAAGCGCCATGTTGCTATACCTCTCCATCGAAGCCGCGAGAGGGCGTTGGCGGAGGTTCCGCAACGGCACACTCGCCGCCTTCGGGACGACGCTGGTGGCTCTAGTCGCCGAGGGGCTATGGCGACTATTCTAG
- a CDS encoding HAD family hydrolase, which translates to MATILVDLDGTLLPLDAWNPVFAEICKAIAERAGAPPDEVWRRAREKNLILMRRLDWRAFDWQQLFDAVAEELGAGRAPSVLEVLDKHLPRFRPTDGALEALRELRAMGHRVEIATNGHASYQLPVIRRLGLDEIVDGVRTSDAYRCPKTCPQYFQDADLMVGDNPIFDVYFPKRFGLLAIFYGDWEREAAEHSRRLAISIDAVRPDHVVKNLKELPDAVRRVLALR; encoded by the coding sequence ATGGCGACTATTCTAGTAGACCTAGACGGGACGTTGCTACCCCTCGACGCTTGGAACCCAGTCTTCGCCGAGATCTGCAAGGCGATAGCCGAGAGGGCCGGCGCCCCGCCCGACGAGGTGTGGAGAAGGGCCAGGGAGAAGAACCTCATCCTCATGAGGAGGCTAGACTGGCGGGCATTCGACTGGCAACAGCTCTTCGACGCCGTGGCGGAGGAGCTGGGGGCCGGGAGGGCGCCAAGCGTCCTGGAGGTGCTAGACAAGCACCTACCGCGCTTCCGCCCAACCGACGGCGCCCTGGAGGCTCTGCGGGAGCTGAGGGCCATGGGGCACCGCGTCGAGATAGCCACCAACGGCCACGCCTCCTACCAGCTACCCGTAATCCGGCGCCTAGGCCTCGACGAGATAGTCGACGGAGTGAGGACCTCCGACGCCTATAGATGCCCCAAGACTTGCCCCCAGTACTTCCAAGACGCCGACCTAATGGTGGGGGACAACCCGATCTTCGACGTCTACTTCCCAAAACGCTTCGGCCTACTCGCCATATTCTACGGCGACTGGGAGAGAGAAGCCGCGGAGCACTCCCGACGCCTCGCCATATCTATAGACGCGGTCCGCCCAGACCATGTGGTGAAAAACCTAAAGGAGCTACCAGACGCGGTGAGGCGCGTGCTAGCTCTTAGGTAG